A region from the Lolium perenne isolate Kyuss_39 chromosome 4, Kyuss_2.0, whole genome shotgun sequence genome encodes:
- the LOC127348035 gene encoding uncharacterized protein: protein MCTNFSIYSLYDISAQNRENCGKRKSTHTAGTKSFSRNREELREQDPEKKYPHRAVLYIHTHKPISKDNKKINAHVARLKGILEEQPELADTSQGKTAWKGDALNLVLGDEKSGHVHGLGLVPNPNKVLDVSTSRRFQNIQFSSLEDIPNEAMLSLSVEMEKIGQYVKNQGAEMLELKEKIRELEREPDQRSLEIMELKEKIRELEREPNQRSLNLVPTLRDDPPVDGHNSKRKRVYGASPSKQPPMVKEPNNLMVLYGCGFTFQQ from the exons ATGTGCACAAATTTTTCCATTTATTCTTTGTACGATATAAGTGCTCAAAATAGGGAAAACTGTGGGAAGAGGAAGTCCACACATACAGCTGGAACAAAGAGTTTTTCTCGAAATAGGGAAGAATTG AGAGAACAAGATCCTGAGAAGAAGTACCCTCACAGGGCTGTCTTGTACATCCATACACACAAGCCTATAAGCAAGGATAACAAGAAAATTAATGCACATGTG GCAAGGTTGAAAGGTATCTTAGAAGAGCAACCAGAGTTAGCAGATACCAGCCAAGGAAAGACTGCTTGGAAAGGAGATGCATTGAATTTAGTCTTGGGAGATGAGAAGTCTGGTCATGTACATGGTTTGGGACTAGTTCCTAATCCAAACAAAGTTCTTGATGTGTCAACTTCCCGCCGCTTCCAAAATATACAATTTAGTTCATTGGAGGATATACCAAATGAAGCTATGCTATCCCTTAGCGTTGAGATGGAAAAAATAGGACAATATGTGAAGAATCAAGGTGCTGAAATGCTGGAACTaaaagagaagataagagagctggAAAGAGAACCAGATCAG AGAAGTTTGGAAATTATGGAGCTaaaagagaagataagagagttgGAAAGAGAACCGAATCAG AGAAGTTTGAATCTTGTGCCTACTCTTCGAGATGATCCTCCTGTAGATGGACATAATTCTAAGAGGAAA AGAGTATATGGCGCTTCTCCTAGTAAACAACCCCCAATGGTCAAGGAACCAAATAATTTGATGGTACTGTATGGATGTGGATTTACATTCCAGCAGTAA